The Victivallis lenta DNA segment TCGGAATAATCCTCGCAGGTTACCGGCGTGCGGGCGATCGACACGTTCCGGGCGGCCCCGAGCACCGGCAGATATCCGTCGTTTGTATTGCGTGAACCGGGCCGGAGGCGCGGATCGGTGAAGCGGCGCATGCTTTGTTCGATGCGCTTTTCCCGGTTCAGGAGCATCTCGTCCACAATCTCCTGCATCTCCTGTACCTTGGATGCGTGCCGGGCGGTTCTCTTCAACTCCTCAAGCTTCGCTTTTTTGCGTGCGACGACCTTGTCGTAATTGACGGCAATCTGTTTTCGCAGTGCCGCCCGGTTCGTTTCGGACGGATCGCGGCGGCAGGCGGATATCAGCCGTTTCGTCTCTTCATCCAGTTGCGGACGTTCTTTTTCAATGGTGGTGCTGTATTTATGCAGCTTTGCCTCTCCGTCCGGAGCGGCGGAACCGGCACTGACAGCGGCGGCCATGCATACGGCAATTATGATTTCGGGCAGATGGATGTTCATGATTGTTCTCCCTGCTGTTTGACGAGTGATAATGTCATCGAATATCAGAGCGCTCTGTTATTAAGAACGCGGTCTGCCCTGAAAAAATTTTATCACCCATTA contains these protein-coding regions:
- a CDS encoding formylglycine-generating enzyme family protein, producing MNIHLPEIIIAVCMAAAVSAGSAAPDGEAKLHKYSTTIEKERPQLDEETKRLISACRRDPSETNRAALRKQIAVNYDKVVARKKAKLEELKRTARHASKVQEMQEIVDEMLLNREKRIEQSMRRFTDPRLRPGSRNTNDGYLPVLGAARNVSIARTPVTCEDYSEFVKATGRKPPKEWRNGVMPAGRERHPVVNVSYDDAVAYCTWLSAGDGKAVYRLPTEEEWEYAAGHMPKDADFNCGEKNGTTPVDAYPKTLAACGAIDMWGNCWEWTSTSVSLPGNTERGKTVMAVKGGSWKSSRTSCRTEQKGEGRESSAVSDDVGFRIIRVN